The nucleotide sequence ACGACCAGCATCAGGGACAGAGAATTGATAATTTTCTGACTACCCTGTTAAAAGGCGTTCCCAAAACTTATATATACCGCATACTCCGTAAGGGTGAAGTGCGTGTCAACAAAGGGCGGGTAAAGCCTGAGTATCGACTCAATACTGGTGATCAGGTAAGAATTCCCCCGGTCAGGACCAGCGCTGCAAATACTGGCCCGTCTCCAGACAATCCGGTATTGCGTCGACTTGAGAACAGTATTTTATATGAAGATGGCGATGTTATTGTCTTGAATAAGCCTGCTGGAATTGCGGTACATGGTGGCAGTGGTGTGGATTTCGGGGTGATCGAGGGTATGCGTGTTCTTTTTCCTAAAGCCAAGCGACTGGAGCTTGTACACAGATTAGACCGTGATACATCAGGGTGTCTGCTATTGGCGAAAAAGGCCAGTATTTTGAAGTCACTTCATGAGCAAATTCGAAGTGGGGCCATGAAAAAACACTATCAGGCCTTGGTGGTAGGTCGTTTGGAAAGAGCTATCGACAAAGTCGACGTGCCGTTAAAGAAATTTGTCGCGAAAAACGGTGAGCGCTTTGTCAAAGTGGATCGTGAAGGAAAATCGGCGACGACGCTGGTGAAAGTGGAAAGGCTATTTCACCATGCAAGCCTGCTTTCACTTGAATTGCTAACCGGACGGACCCACCAAATAAGGGTACACTGTGCCCATATTGGTCACCCCATCATTGGTGACGAAAAATACGGAGACGAGCAGTACAATCAGCAAAGTCGCACGAAAGGAATCAAAAGACTTTGTCTTCACGCGCGACGGCTTCAATTTTCAATTCCGGGAAAAGATAAGGTTATCGACATCGTCGCCCCATTGGACAATGCTTTTCAAGCGGCTATTGCCACACTGGAGAAAGAGTGAATTTGCCTTACAAAATGTTGGTGTTTGATTGGGATGGTACCTTGATGGATTCCCAGGCGGAAATTGTCTACTGCTTCCAGTCTGCAGCAAAGGATTTGAAACTCGCGGTTCCGCCAACCGAGGAGATACATAAAATCATCGGGATCGGTATGCAATTCGCTGTAAGAGCCATTTTTCCAGGCGTTCAAAGTGACGAGGGGATAAACGCTATCATCGAACGCTATCGACATTACTACTTTCATCCGGAAAAGGTTCAGTCGGAACTGTTTGAGGGTATTTACGACATGCTGATTGACCTAGAGAGCCAGGGATATCTGTTGGGGGTGGCAACCAGTAAAGGCAGGCGGGGACTGGATGAGTCGCTTGAACGAACGAGACTAAACAAGGTTTTTCATGTTACGCGATGTATCGATGAGGCACAGTCGAAACCGCATCCGCAAATGTTGCTGGATGCTATCGATATGCTTGGTGTAGAGCGTGACGAAGCGTTGATGATAGGCGATACGGAATTTGATTTGCAAATGGCAAACAATGCCGGTGTGCATGGTTTAGGTGTAAAATGCGGCGCACATCCGGAGGAACGACTGCGTGATTGTAAGCCTGTTGATATACTGGAGCATACCCGTGAAGTATCGGATTGGTTGCTGCGTAAAGGATAGAGTATGAATGATAAAAAAGATGATCAAACGCAAATTGATGGCGACGATTCCAATGTGGATAAAAATTCGATGAAACAGGAAGATACCCCTGTTGCCAGCGATAGCCTTGAATCAGCGGATCCCTGGACGCGGGAGTCCTCACCTGAGGTAAAGGCAACAACATCATCTAACGTTGATGAACTCTCGGCGGAAGGCGAGAGATCAAACAACTGGCAACAAGATTTGATCAATAGACTGGCATTTGCCTCGTTAAACGAGCAAAGACGGAATCGTCGCTGGGGCGTTTTTTTCAAGTCGTTGTTGTTTGTATATCTGTTTAGTTTGTTATTTCTCTTTTCTCCGTCAGAGACCGGTGAAATTAACCTGGCCCCGCATACTGCAGTGATAGAGATTAAAGGGGTGATCAGCGACGATCAATTTGCCAGTGCGGACAATATTGTTAGCGGTCTTCGCGCGGCATTTAAAAACAAAAATTCACATGGCGTGATTTTGCGCATAAATAGTCCTGGTGGTAGTCCGGTCCAATCCGGCTACGTGTATGACGAAATTGTCAGACTGCGCAAAGAATATCCGAATAAGCCGCTCTATGCGGTCGTTACGGATATGGCGGCATCGGGAGCTTATTACATCGCGGCGGCCGCCGATGAAATCTATGCAGACAAAGCCAGCATGGTGGGGTCTATTGGCGTGATTACCGGTGGATACGGTTTCGTAGAGGCCATGAAAAAGCTCGGCATTGAGAGACGTGTGCTCACTGCGGGAGAAAACAAGGCATTCCTCGATCCGTTCTCACCATTGCAAAAAAGTCATAAAGACCATATGGAAAAAATGCTTGCCAATGTCCATGAGCAATTCATCACCGCGGTCAAAAAAGGGAGAGGCGAACGCATCAAGGATGACTCAAGAATATTCAGTGGGCTCATCTGGTCTGGCGAACAATCAATTGATTTGGGTTTGATCGACGGTTTGGGAAGTACCAGTCAGGTCGCGAGAGAAATTATTGGGGAAGAAAAAATCGTGGATTATACGGTAAGACCCAGTTATATCGATCGTTTTGCTGAGCGTATCGGCGTGACGGTATCACAAATGCTTTACTCTGTTTTGAACAAGGGTTTTGAGCTTAACTAAACAGGTCGCGCAGAGGAGACCTAAGCATCCTCTGCGCAAAATGTCATAATGTGTTGGCGACAGATCGCCCACACGCAATTCACTGCATGTCAATTGTGAACTGACAAGTTCACTGCTTTTGTCTTTCAACGCTTGCTTGAATTCTATTAATTCCTTTCCGTATTTGGGCTGGCGAAATATAGTCGTTTTCATCAATTGAAAATTCTTATCGAGATAAGCAACGATCGTGTGGCCCAGGCCACAAATCAGGCATGTGTTTCGACTATGCTTTAGAAAATAACTGCTACACTTAAATTTAGTAGGCAGTTAAACGAATAATATTGGATTTGAACAAATCATATTTTTAATCAATGATGTTTTGTAGTGACAAAGGAAACCTTTATGCAAAACAGAGATTATGAAGTTGTAAAGCCAGGGTTTATTTTTAATACTAATCCCGACTTCCCTCATGCGCCACCCGATTGGGATCGCGATCAAGCGATAGAAGTGGCGAGGAATCTTGCATTGGAGATGAGCGAGGGGCATTGGGAAATTGTGCGTGCACTGCAGGAATTCTACGCTAGTCATGAGCGAATTCGGGTTAGAGAGCTACTAGATGCTCTGGATGAGCGTTTTCATTTCAAGGGAGGCGCTCGTTATTTGCTGCAAATGTTCCCTGGCGGTCCGTTGAATCAAGGTTGCCAAATTGCCGGGCTTACCGCGCCTTTGGGCAATGTGGACAAGGCGTACGGAACGGTGCGTTAAAGACAGGAATGTTTCAACATTCGGTTATGCTAACCGCTAGGCCGCCAAGAGAGGTCTCTTTGAATTTGTGAGACATTTCCAAACCGGTTTGTTTCATGGCTGCTATGCAATTGTCGAGTGACACAAAGTGACGTCCATCACTATGCAATGCCAGGGAAGCTGCAGTATAAGCCTTTACTGCACCAAAACCATTGCGCTCAATACAGGGGATCTGCACTAATCCCTGTACGGGGTCGCAAGTCATTCCAAGATGATGTTCAAGCGCAATTTCTGCCGCGTTTTCTATTTGCTCTGGGTTGCCACCTCGAATAGCGCACAAGCCTGCGGCGGCCATTGCTGCTGCAGAGCCAATCTCTCCCTGACATCCAACTTCGGCTCCAGATATAGAGCTTCGGTGTTTGATAATGCCACCGATTGCAGCGGCAGTAAGAAGAAATTCGTGAATTTGTCTTTGTTGGATATGATGGTGTTTGAGTTCGTAATACAAAATTGCAGGAATTACCCCAGCTGCACCATTTGTCGGTGCGGTTACCACAGTATTGCCTGCGGCATTTTCTTCATTTACTGCCATGGCATAGGCGCATAGCCAGTCAGCGTTTTCCGCTTGTTTAGGTGAGGATAGCAACTGTTCATGAAGTCGCGCGGCGCGTCGTTCTAAATTGAGGCCACCTGGTAAGTTCTCTCGATGGCGTAAACCATTTAACATGCAGGTGTGCATGGTATTCCAAATGCGATCAAGCCCACGCGAAACCGTGTCCGAATTTAATCGGGCGAGTTCATTTTCCCATTTCATTTGGGCAATGGTTTTTCCGCTGTCTTTTGCCATTTTCAACATGCTGTTCGCTGAATCAAAGCCAAATGGAGAGAGCGGTTCGGTATGATAGCTAAGCGGTGCCTGGATATTGTCAATTTCCTCCAGGGTTTTAATGAAACCGCCACCAATGGAAAAATAGGTCTGGCTAATCAGCGTTTTCTCCTCTGCAGACAATAATTCAAATATCAAACCATTAGGATGTTGGGGGAGTGTCGGCCCAGTATCAAATATAATTTGGCTTTGGGGCTCAAAATGTATTGAATGTGTTTTTGAAAGCGAAACAGAGGTATGTTGAGCAAGTGTATCGTATATATCCTGAATGTTTTGTCCTGCCAGCGTCTCAGGCAAGTAACCATGTACGCCGAATATTATCGCTTTATCACTGCCATGGCCTTTGCCTGTATAGGCAAGCGATCCTTTTAGGGTACAGCGCAGTGATAATGATTCCGTCTGTGGTAAGTGATCGACGGCAAGCTTACATTGTGTAATGAATGCGGCAGCGGCATTCATGGGGCCCATAGTATGTGAGCTTGAAGGGCCTATTCCCGGTTTGAATAATTCCAATACGCTGATGAACACTGAGTGATTCCTGCAGGATTGTGATCGTAGTTTTTATACCTAATCATACATACTGTCGCAATGATTAAATTTGTTTCAGTACAGAACTCTAAAGCCGACCATGCTATGAATTGATGAACTATCCTGGTGAGGCAATCAGTTCCGAATTAGTACAGCGACGTTGGCGGCTGGGTTTCCTAAAAAGAGACACTAAACGGCGAGTGTGACGGGGGAAATGCAAACCCGATATTCTATTCAGAACTGATTTTTGCGACGCACAATTGTGTTTTAAGCTGAAAACCGCCAAACATGGATTTGTTTACTTCGAGTTCGCGAGCATAACTGATGCCCTGGACTTTCTGGTGCGTACGCGTTTCACGTTTTATGAGTTTTGGAATCGTCTCGCGCCACAATGAGGCAAATATATCTTGGCTACTTTGTGTCTGGGTCAGATTTCTTTTTATAAATTGGCAACGCTCCTCTGGATATTTTGGTAAGGAGACGCTTGCCTGTAACCATATGGCCACGCCGTGTTGACCGATAGTTTCAGTTCTAAGCTTCTTTACCTGGCTGATTTCAGCTCGCAGCTGTTGGGTAAAGTTTAATTCGTTAGACTTTCTCTGATAAACAAATTGAGCCACCTTGGCCTGGTCGCTAAGCATTGCATTAGCAGCTGCCGTGGCAAGTTCACGGTTGATAGCGGTACCACCTTTGGTCTCGCTATAGCCAAACCCGGTAATAGATTGAGCAGTTACGGGTAGGCTTAACGTTATAGTTAGCAGGATTAGAAATGCTGTAAAGTAGGTGCGACAGGACAGTTTCATGGTAGTTGCTCTCTGAGTTTAATCGCCATGCGCTTATTGTGTTCTTTTTGACAATTAAGTTTATCAGTGATTCAGGTTCGTGTGCGAAAAATGCCAGATAAAAAAAGGGAGGGGGGGAACAGCTTTTAGAGCGGCGTTTACAAAACGGCTACATTGAAATTTCCTAAAATTCGCGTCAAGTGTATTAAAGGCAGACCAATCAGCGCAGTAGGATCATCGCTATGAATGGCGCTGGTGAGAGCTATGCCATAGGCTTCGGATTTGAAAGATCCTGCACAATTTAGAGCGGGTTCTCTGTTTAGGTAATTATCGATCTGTGACGAAGTCAATGTCCTAAAAGACACCCGTGTGGGAAAGAGTCCAAATTCAAAATGTTTGGTTTCGTCATCGAAAACACATAACCCAGTTTCAAACACGACGTCTTGTCCGGAAATGAGCGTCAATTGGCGCCTGGCATTTTCGATACTTCCCGGCTTACCCAAAATCTGACCATTGCACACCGCGACCTGGTCTCCTGCAATAATCAGCGCACCCGGAAACTGGTTGGCGACGGCCCTGGCCTTTGCAATGGACAGGCGTTCCACCAGTTGTTGTGGTGTTTCATCTTCTTTCGGTGTTTCATCGATATCTGGCGAACAGCATTCGAATTCAAGATGTAGTCGCTGGAGTAATTCTCGCCGATAAGGAGAAGAAGAACCCAGGACCAATCTTCGCGCCATTCTATTCGATCTCAATCAATGTTTCGTCAGGATTTACTGCATCGCCCTTTGCTATATGGATGGCTTTGACCTTTCCATTTATCGGCGCCTGGACTTCGGTTTCCATTTTCATAGCTTCGGTAATAAACAGCGGGTCTCCCGCTTTGACTGAATCACCGACCGCTACCATGACATCTACAATAGTGCCCGGCATGGAAGTTGTGACGTCACCAGGTGAGCTGGCGCGGCGACGGGAACTGCCCGGAGCATTCAATGTTGTGGTTATACCAGTAGCTGCGCCAGCGATACCGCCGGTCTGAATCTCAGACAGGGTTTCCACCAGGATTTCCTCGGGCACGCCATCAACCCGCATGTAAAATGGGCGCTGTGCCTGGTACTTATGACCGGCACCAGTCATCTTGATGTTATATGTTTCTCCATGCATGGTGACATTAAATTCTGTCGGTGCGAGGCCGCAAACGGCGACGTTTTCAGACTCAGGTGGTTCTAGCGCCTCAGGCTTTAAAGTGCCTGCTTTCCGTTGTTCTAAATAGTCACGCGCGAGGTCTGGAAACATGGCATAGGTAAGAACGTCTTCCTCGGTCTTTGCAAGTGCTCCAATATCTTGGCGCAATTTGTCCATCTCAGCAGGAATTAAATCTGCAGGCCTACAGTCAACGACTTTTTCCTTGCCAACAGCCTGTTCCTGGATCAGCTTATTGACCGGCGCAGGGGCCTTACCGTACTTGCCCAATAAATATAATTTCACTTCGTTTGTGATGTTTTTGTAACGCTCACCGGTCAACACATTCATGACCGCTTGCGTGCCTACTATTTGTGAAGTCGGCGTTACCAAAGGCGGATAACCGAGATCTTCCCGTACGCGCGGAATTTCTTCCAATACGTCATTGATGAGTCTGAGTTCGCCTTGTTCCTTTAATTGATTAGTCAGATTGGAAATCATTCCACCAGGCACTTGATTGACTTGCACACGGGTATCTAGTCCGGTGAACTCGCTTTCAAACTGATGGTATTTTTTGCGCACTTCTCGGAAATAAAAACCAATCTCCTGAAGTAGTTCGAGGTTAAGACCGGTATCGTATGGTGTATCGCGAAATGCGGCTACCTGGCTTTCCGTGGCGGGATGGCTGGCGCCTCCAGAGAAAGACGAAATCGCCGTGTCGATGTGAGTTGCGCCACATTCAACGGCTTTGTATTGGCAGATTGAAGCCAAACCAGAAGTCGCATGCGAGTGTATCTGCAATGGTACGTTCACCGTTTTCTTTAATGCTGTAACCAGTTCTTCTGTCGCATGTGGCGTTAACAATCCTGCCATATCTTTAATAGCGATACTGTCACAACCCAGATTGACCATTTCTTTTGCTAATGAGACGAAGGCCTCATTAGTGTGCACAGGGCTGGTCGTGTATGAGATTGCCCCTTGCGCATGTTTGCCAGCAGCTTTAACCGCCTTTATGGCAGTGGAAAGATTGCGTATATCATTGAGCGCATCGAATATGCGAAACACATCCACGCCATTATCGGCAGATTTCTTGACAAAGTTTTCAACGACATCATCGGCATAGTGACGATAGCCAAGCAGGTTTTGTCCTCGCAATAACATCTGTATGCGTGTATTAGGTAAAGCCTTACGCAAATCACGCAAACGATCCCAGGGGTCCTCTCTGAGGAATCTTACGCAGGCATCGAAAGTGGCACCACCCCACGCTTCCAATGACCAGAACCCCACTTGATCAAGCTTCTTGCAGATTGGAATCATATCTTCCGTACGCATGCGTGTGGCAAGTAACGACTGATGGGCATCACGTAATATGGTTTCCGTAATTTGTACTTTTGACATGTGGGATCGTCTCCTGACTAAAGCCGGTGGTGTGCAGCGATTGCTGCCGCAATCACAGCTGCCAATTCGCGAGGTGGTCGACGCGTCGAGTAATCATTTAATTCGGGATGAGACTCCACGAAACCGGTATCGATCACGCCTTTTTTGAATTCCTCGGTTTTGAGTATCTGTAACTGGTAGGGAATCGTTGTTTTGATTCCGTGTACACTAATATCTTGCAAAGCACGTTCTGCACGGCGCAATACTTCCTCCCATGTGAGTGCCCAAACCGTGAGTTTTACGCACATGGAATCGTAATAGGGCGGTATGGTATAGCCGCTATAAATAGCGCTATCCGTGCGTATACCGGGTCCACCCGGAGCGAAGTAACGCGTTACGCGTCCGAAACTGGGGAGAAAATCATTTTTTGGGTCTTCCGCATTGATGCGAAACTCAATCGCAAATCCGCGACGGGTTATTTGCTCCTGGGTGTAGCCAAGTTTCTCGCCATTGGCGATGCGTATTTGTTGTTGGACGATATCAACGCCGGTGATTTCTTCGGTGACACAATGCTCGACTTGCAGTCGAGTGTTCATTTCCATGAAGTAGAAATTTTCGTTTTTGTCTAACAGAAATTCGACTGTACCAGCATTCTCGTAACCGACTGTCTTCGCAGCGGTGACTGCATAATTGCCGAGCATTTCCCGTTGTTCATCGCTCAACTGTGGGGAAGGAGCGATCTCGACCAACTTCTGATGACGACGCTGTACAGAACAGTCCCGCTCGAATAAGTGGATAGCATTGCCATGAGAATCGGCCAGCACCTGCACTTCAATGTGCTTGGGGTTCACAATACACTTTTCCATAAATACATTGGCACTGCCGAAAGCCTTGGTTGCTTCGGAAATGACCCTGTCATAGTTCTTTTTCAATTCGCTTTCATTTTCGCAGCGACGAATACCTCTGCCACCGCCACCAGAGGTCGCTTTAAGCATCACCGGGTAACCGATTTTTTTGGCCAGCTTGATTGCCTGATCCAGATTGTCCAGATTGTCTTCTGAGCCAGGCGTTACCGGAACACCAGCAGCGATCATGGCTTTACGCGCCTCGGTTTTGTCCCCCATGCGGTGTATGACTTCGGCGCTAGGGCCGATGAATTTAATGCCTCTTTTCTTGCAGGCGGCTGATAAATCTGGGTTTTCTGATAGAAATCCATATCCCGGGTGGAGTGCGTCACAGCCAGTGGCGACGGCTAGATTGACAATACGGTGAACATTTAAGTATCCGGAGATAGAGTCCGGTCCGATGTTATAGGCTTCATCGGCCTTTTTAACGTGCAAAGCGTGGCGGTCGGGCTCTGCGTATATAGCAACAGACTTGATACCCATCTCAGCGCAAGCGCGCACGATTCGTACGGCAATTTCGCCACGATTGGCGATAAGGATCTTCTTGATCAAAGTGTTGTCCTTACAAGTGGATATGGGCTCCATACTAGCAAATCTGAGGCCGTTTACATTTTGTAACTCTTGGCCTTGAGAGGTGCTAAGTTATTGGGATTTCTATAGAATCATGTCTTTGATGTCAAGATTTGCATGTGATTTGAGACGATTCAGCAAAAAAATGCTAAAAATCAAACAGTTTTTTTGACAGAAGCCAACTTGCAGACTATTATTGCCGCCCAAATGTCGCGACGTTTGCCTATAATGATTGATCCACTGAAGTATGCGCAAAATGCTATGCGTATCAGTGGATTATTGCGCGTTGCGGAATTTGATCGTATCACTGACAAGCTGGCCAATCGGGAAGGCGAGCTCGCGGTTGAGTTGTCTTTCGACCGTATTCAGGGCAAACCGGTCGTGGAAGGCAAGGTCAGCGGAAAACTGGTTTTAATCTGCCAGCGTTGTATGCAAGCCATGGAATTTGAGGTAAACGGGGATTTACGGCTAGGGCTAATTCGCGACGAAGCCGAGATCGACGGGTTATTGTCGGGTTTTGAGCCGTTGGTTGTTGAACCAGAGCCGATGAAGGTGAAGGATATCATTGAGGACGAATTGTTGTTGATGATACCGATGATACCCATGCACGAACAAACACAATGCGAACCTGCTTTGGCAGTAGAGCAGGCAGTGTTCGTAGAGAATAAGCCGGTTCGAAGTGTTAATCCCTTCGCTGAGCTTGAGAAGTTAAAGACACATTAGATTTTCGAAATTAACTTGAGGTAAAAAACATGGCTGTACAGCAAAATCGTAAAACCCGCTCTAAGCGTGGTATGCGTCGTGCGCATGATGGTCTAAAGCCGGCGGCGTACTCTATTGACTCCAAAACTGGCGAATCTCATTTGCGTCACCATATGTCTGCCGACGGCTTCTATCGTGGTCGCCAGATCGTCAAGCCTAAGCAAGAAGTATTTGTAGACGAAAATTAAAGGATAATTCCTTGAGTCTACGTATAGCACTTGATGCAATGGGGGGTGACCACGGCGCCCCCGTTGTAGTTGCGGCTGCTGTAGAATTGCTGAAAAGGCATCGAAACGTTCACTTGATTCTCGTTGGTGATCAAAGCACGATCAGAAAAGAATTGAGTAATTTGGGTGCCAAAGAGTCTGACAGCTTATCTATTCACCACTGTACCCAAGTAGTCGCAATGGATGAATTACCATCTGTTGCGCTGCGGTCTAAAAAAGACTCCTCTATGCGTGTTGCTATCGACCTTGTAAAGAAGGGCGAGGCGCAGGCGTGCGTGAGTGCAGGAAATACTGGCGCATTGATGGCGACGGCTCGATTTGTGCTAAAAATGCTGCCCGGGATAGACCGGCCGGCAATTTGTACGGCTTTACCCACCATGCGTGGTCATTGTCATATGCTGGATTTGGGGGCCAATATCGATTCCGGTCCAGAAGCGCTGTTTCAGTTTGGATTGATGGGTTCTATTCTTGCCTCTGCTGTTGATGGTATCGATAGGCCGACAGTCGGTCTGTTGAACATCGGTGAAGAGGAAATAAAGGGCAGCGAATACATAAAAGAAGCTGCAAAGCTTTTGGAACAAAGCGATATCAACTATTATGGTTTTGTTGAAGGCGATGACATCTATAAAGGTACTGTTGATGTCGTCGTAAGTGATGGTTTCGTTGGAAATGTGGCGCTTAAAACAAGCGAAGGCATCGCGAGAATGGTTAAGCAGTTTTTGAAAGAAGCCTTCACCAGTAGCCTACGTGGCAAACTATCTGCCGTTGTAGCAAAGCCGGTTTTGAGGGCTTTCGGAAACAGAATTGACCCGGGTCGTTATAATGGCGCGAGCC is from Gammaproteobacteria bacterium and encodes:
- the rluC gene encoding 23S rRNA pseudouridine(955/2504/2580) synthase RluC; the encoded protein is MNKSTKPDTFSVRIVSIDDQHQGQRIDNFLTTLLKGVPKTYIYRILRKGEVRVNKGRVKPEYRLNTGDQVRIPPVRTSAANTGPSPDNPVLRRLENSILYEDGDVIVLNKPAGIAVHGGSGVDFGVIEGMRVLFPKAKRLELVHRLDRDTSGCLLLAKKASILKSLHEQIRSGAMKKHYQALVVGRLERAIDKVDVPLKKFVAKNGERFVKVDREGKSATTLVKVERLFHHASLLSLELLTGRTHQIRVHCAHIGHPIIGDEKYGDEQYNQQSRTKGIKRLCLHARRLQFSIPGKDKVIDIVAPLDNAFQAAIATLEKE
- a CDS encoding HAD-IA family hydrolase, whose product is MNLPYKMLVFDWDGTLMDSQAEIVYCFQSAAKDLKLAVPPTEEIHKIIGIGMQFAVRAIFPGVQSDEGINAIIERYRHYYFHPEKVQSELFEGIYDMLIDLESQGYLLGVATSKGRRGLDESLERTRLNKVFHVTRCIDEAQSKPHPQMLLDAIDMLGVERDEALMIGDTEFDLQMANNAGVHGLGVKCGAHPEERLRDCKPVDILEHTREVSDWLLRKG
- a CDS encoding S49 family peptidase, whose amino-acid sequence is MNDKKDDQTQIDGDDSNVDKNSMKQEDTPVASDSLESADPWTRESSPEVKATTSSNVDELSAEGERSNNWQQDLINRLAFASLNEQRRNRRWGVFFKSLLFVYLFSLLFLFSPSETGEINLAPHTAVIEIKGVISDDQFASADNIVSGLRAAFKNKNSHGVILRINSPGGSPVQSGYVYDEIVRLRKEYPNKPLYAVVTDMAASGAYYIAAAADEIYADKASMVGSIGVITGGYGFVEAMKKLGIERRVLTAGENKAFLDPFSPLQKSHKDHMEKMLANVHEQFITAVKKGRGERIKDDSRIFSGLIWSGEQSIDLGLIDGLGSTSQVAREIIGEEKIVDYTVRPSYIDRFAERIGVTVSQMLYSVLNKGFELN
- a CDS encoding TusE/DsrC/DsvC family sulfur relay protein translates to MQNRDYEVVKPGFIFNTNPDFPHAPPDWDRDQAIEVARNLALEMSEGHWEIVRALQEFYASHERIRVRELLDALDERFHFKGGARYLLQMFPGGPLNQGCQIAGLTAPLGNVDKAYGTVR
- a CDS encoding L-serine ammonia-lyase gives rise to the protein MFISVLELFKPGIGPSSSHTMGPMNAAAAFITQCKLAVDHLPQTESLSLRCTLKGSLAYTGKGHGSDKAIIFGVHGYLPETLAGQNIQDIYDTLAQHTSVSLSKTHSIHFEPQSQIIFDTGPTLPQHPNGLIFELLSAEEKTLISQTYFSIGGGFIKTLEEIDNIQAPLSYHTEPLSPFGFDSANSMLKMAKDSGKTIAQMKWENELARLNSDTVSRGLDRIWNTMHTCMLNGLRHRENLPGGLNLERRAARLHEQLLSSPKQAENADWLCAYAMAVNEENAAGNTVVTAPTNGAAGVIPAILYYELKHHHIQQRQIHEFLLTAAAIGGIIKHRSSISGAEVGCQGEIGSAAAMAAAGLCAIRGGNPEQIENAAEIALEHHLGMTCDPVQGLVQIPCIERNGFGAVKAYTAASLALHSDGRHFVSLDNCIAAMKQTGLEMSHKFKETSLGGLAVSITEC
- a CDS encoding Maf family nucleotide pyrophosphatase; this translates as MARRLVLGSSSPYRRELLQRLHLEFECCSPDIDETPKEDETPQQLVERLSIAKARAVANQFPGALIIAGDQVAVCNGQILGKPGSIENARRQLTLISGQDVVFETGLCVFDDETKHFEFGLFPTRVSFRTLTSSQIDNYLNREPALNCAGSFKSEAYGIALTSAIHSDDPTALIGLPLIHLTRILGNFNVAVL
- the oadA gene encoding sodium-extruding oxaloacetate decarboxylase subunit alpha → MSKVQITETILRDAHQSLLATRMRTEDMIPICKKLDQVGFWSLEAWGGATFDACVRFLREDPWDRLRDLRKALPNTRIQMLLRGQNLLGYRHYADDVVENFVKKSADNGVDVFRIFDALNDIRNLSTAIKAVKAAGKHAQGAISYTTSPVHTNEAFVSLAKEMVNLGCDSIAIKDMAGLLTPHATEELVTALKKTVNVPLQIHSHATSGLASICQYKAVECGATHIDTAISSFSGGASHPATESQVAAFRDTPYDTGLNLELLQEIGFYFREVRKKYHQFESEFTGLDTRVQVNQVPGGMISNLTNQLKEQGELRLINDVLEEIPRVREDLGYPPLVTPTSQIVGTQAVMNVLTGERYKNITNEVKLYLLGKYGKAPAPVNKLIQEQAVGKEKVVDCRPADLIPAEMDKLRQDIGALAKTEEDVLTYAMFPDLARDYLEQRKAGTLKPEALEPPESENVAVCGLAPTEFNVTMHGETYNIKMTGAGHKYQAQRPFYMRVDGVPEEILVETLSEIQTGGIAGAATGITTTLNAPGSSRRRASSPGDVTTSMPGTIVDVMVAVGDSVKAGDPLFITEAMKMETEVQAPINGKVKAIHIAKGDAVNPDETLIEIE
- a CDS encoding acetyl-CoA carboxylase biotin carboxylase subunit → MIKKILIANRGEIAVRIVRACAEMGIKSVAIYAEPDRHALHVKKADEAYNIGPDSISGYLNVHRIVNLAVATGCDALHPGYGFLSENPDLSAACKKRGIKFIGPSAEVIHRMGDKTEARKAMIAAGVPVTPGSEDNLDNLDQAIKLAKKIGYPVMLKATSGGGGRGIRRCENESELKKNYDRVISEATKAFGSANVFMEKCIVNPKHIEVQVLADSHGNAIHLFERDCSVQRRHQKLVEIAPSPQLSDEQREMLGNYAVTAAKTVGYENAGTVEFLLDKNENFYFMEMNTRLQVEHCVTEEITGVDIVQQQIRIANGEKLGYTQEQITRRGFAIEFRINAEDPKNDFLPSFGRVTRYFAPGGPGIRTDSAIYSGYTIPPYYDSMCVKLTVWALTWEEVLRRAERALQDISVHGIKTTIPYQLQILKTEEFKKGVIDTGFVESHPELNDYSTRRPPRELAAVIAAAIAAHHRL
- a CDS encoding YceD family protein, translated to MTEANLQTIIAAQMSRRLPIMIDPLKYAQNAMRISGLLRVAEFDRITDKLANREGELAVELSFDRIQGKPVVEGKVSGKLVLICQRCMQAMEFEVNGDLRLGLIRDEAEIDGLLSGFEPLVVEPEPMKVKDIIEDELLLMIPMIPMHEQTQCEPALAVEQAVFVENKPVRSVNPFAELEKLKTH
- the rpmF gene encoding 50S ribosomal protein L32, encoding MAVQQNRKTRSKRGMRRAHDGLKPAAYSIDSKTGESHLRHHMSADGFYRGRQIVKPKQEVFVDEN
- the plsX gene encoding phosphate acyltransferase PlsX produces the protein MSLRIALDAMGGDHGAPVVVAAAVELLKRHRNVHLILVGDQSTIRKELSNLGAKESDSLSIHHCTQVVAMDELPSVALRSKKDSSMRVAIDLVKKGEAQACVSAGNTGALMATARFVLKMLPGIDRPAICTALPTMRGHCHMLDLGANIDSGPEALFQFGLMGSILASAVDGIDRPTVGLLNIGEEEIKGSEYIKEAAKLLEQSDINYYGFVEGDDIYKGTVDVVVSDGFVGNVALKTSEGIARMVKQFLKEAFTSSLRGKLSAVVAKPVLRAFGNRIDPGRYNGASLVGLQGIVVKSHGNTDAKAFANAIDVAIKEVDKDVPQRIAKELESMVVERQAV